The Cucumis melo cultivar AY chromosome 6, USDA_Cmelo_AY_1.0, whole genome shotgun sequence genome includes a region encoding these proteins:
- the LOC103484139 gene encoding plastidial pyruvate kinase 2, whose product MSQVVATRSIHSTFLCPSSGSVQERLDRARSFGTGSKVLAHEKKSWNLSYRRSLITSKRAAQAEVVPVSPEDVQKADEQFEHLRAVQQLGDTPVGMWSKPTVRRKTKIVCTIGPSTNTKEMIWKLAEAGMNVARLNMSHGDHASHQKVIDLVREYNAQSQDNCIAIMLDTKGPEVRSGDLPQPILLETGQEFTFTIRRGVSTADTVSVNYDDFVNDVEVGDMLLVDGGMMSLMVKSKTEDSVKCEVIDGGELKSRRHLNVRGKSATLPSITEKDWDDIKFGVDNKVDFYAVSFVKDAQVVHELKKYLKSCDADIHVIVKIESADSIPNLHSIITASDGAMVARGDLGAELPIEEVPLLQEEIINLCRGMGKAVIVATNMLESMIVHPTPTRAEVSDIAIAVREGADAIMLSGETAHGKFPLKAVKVMHTVALRTEATIEGGRMPLNLGQTFKNHMSEMFAYHATMMSNTLGTSIVVFTRTGFMAILLSHYRPSGTTFAFTNDKRIQQRLALYQGVCPIYMQFSEDAEQTFTDALTMLQRQGMVKEGEEVALLQSGRQPIWRFPSTHNIQVRKV is encoded by the exons ATGTCACAGGTGGTGGCTACCAGGTCGATTCACAGCACATTCCTGTGCCCTAGCTCGGGATCTGTGCAAGAACGACTCGACAGAGCTCGCTCTTTTGGTACTGGCTCTAAAGTGCTGGCGCATGAGAAAAAGAGTTGGAATCTTTCTTACAGGAGAAGTTTAATCACATCTAAGAGAGCTGCTCAAGCTGAAGTTGTTCCGGTTTCACCTGAGGATGTTCAGAAG GCAGATGAGCAATTTGAACATTTACGAGCTGTTCAACAGCTTGGGGATACACCTGTTGGTATGTGGTCAAAGCCTACAGTTAGACGTAAGACAAAGATTGTGTGCACGATTGGACCTTCAACTAATACGAAGGAAATGATTTGGAAACTGGCTGAAGCTGGAATGAATGTTGCAAGATTGAATATGTCCCATGGAGACCATGCATCTCATCAGAAAGTTATAGATTTAGTTAGAGAATACAATGCCCAATCGCAAGACAATTGCATTGCAATCATGCTTGACACCAAG GGTCCTGAGGTTAGGAGTGGTGACCTACCACAACCAATATTGTTAGAAACTGGACAGGAATTTACCTTTACCATACGGAGAGGTGTTAGCACTGCAGATACTGTCAGTGTGAACTACGATGATTTTGTTAATGATGTTGAAGTTGGGGACATGCTTCTTGTTGATG GTGGAATGATGTCGTTGATGGTGAAGTCTAAGACAGAAGATTCTGTCAAGTGTGAAGTTATTGATGGAGGAGAGCTTAAGTCCAGGAGACATTTAAATGTTCGAGGGAAAAGTGCTACACTGCCTTCAATTACTG AGAAGGATTGGGATGATATTAAATTTGGAGTTGACAACAAAGTTGATTTTTATGCTGTCTCTTTCGTCAAAGATGCACAAGTAGTTCATGAGTTGAAGAAATATCTCAAGA GCTGTGATGCTGATATTCATGTGATTGTAAAAATAGAAAGTGCAGACTCCATACCAAATTTGCATTCAATTATTACAGCTTCTGATGGg gCAATGGTTGCCAGAGGTGATCTTGGTGCAGAACTTCCTATCGAAGAGGTTCCTCTCCTGCAG GAGGAGATAATCAACCTGTGTCGAGGCATGGGGAAAGCTGTCATTGTAGCTACTAATATGCTTGAGAGTATGATTGTTCATCCAACACCAACCAGAGCAGAAGTATCTGATATTGCTATTGCAGTTAGAGAGGGTGCTGATGCAATCATGCTGTCAGGAGAAACTGCTCATGGAAA ATTCCCATTAAAAGCTGTGAAAGTAATGCATACAGTTGCTTTACGAACTGAAGCAACTATAGAAGGTGGTCGAATGCCATTGAATCTTGGTCAAACATTCAAg AACCATATGAGCGAGATGTTTGCTTATCATGCAACAATGATGTCCAACACTCTTGGAACCTCAATAGTTGTCTTCACTAGAACTGGTTTTATGGCTATCCTCCTTAGCCATTATCGACCATCTGGCACAACATTTGCCTTTACAAATGA TAAAAGGATTCAACAGAGGTTGGCTTTGTATCAAGGAGTGTGTCCCATATACATGCAATTCTCTGAGGATGCTGAGCAGACCTTTACTGATGCCTTAACTATGCTGCAG AGACAAGGAATGGTGAAGGAAGGAGAAGAGGTAGCACTCCTTCAGAGTGGGAGACAACCTATATGGCGGTTCCCATCTACTCACAATATTCAAGTCCGTAAAGTGTAG
- the LOC103484217 gene encoding uncharacterized protein LOC103484217, producing MINNKCIPHTPSDTRHRIRQLAYFQMIHESDLVCRQSTYMDRRTFAILCHMPRTVDGLCSTEIVDVEEMVSMFLHILVHDVKNCVIQREFVQSGETVSRHFNLVLLVVRRLHNKLIKKPVSITNNCTDQRWKCFELRRIRSRLADSTGCPCTTQRIASAKGGQRYRLQEWRGAGNAPTTAKEYFNMKHSSARNLIERAFGLLKGHWEILRAKLYYPLQVQCRIILACCLLHNLINKEMPNCDDIEDFDEEESAYATTNAREHIQYIETTNEWS from the exons ATGATCAACAATAAGTGTATCCCACATACCCCGTCTGATACTAGGCATAGAATTAGGCAGCTTGCGTACTTTCAGATGATACACGAGTCTGATCTTGTGTGTCGACAAAGCACGTATATGGACAGGCGAACATTTGCTATTCTATGCCATATGCCTAGGACTGTAGATGGTCTTTGTTCGACAgagattgtcgatgttgaggaaatggtttCAATGTTCTTGCACATTCTTGTCCATGACGTGAAGAACTGCGTAATTCAGCGAGAATTTGTACAATCaggtgagacagtatctcgacatttcaaCCTCGTCTTGTTGGTTGTGCGACGTCTCCACAACAAGTTGATAAAGAAACCTGTGTCAATAACAAACAACTGCACagatcaacgttggaagtgtttcgag TTGAGAAGGATCCGCAGTAGACTCGCGGATTCTACCGGATGCCCTTGCACGACCCAACGGATtgcaagtgccaaagg AGGCCAAAGGTACCgcttgcaagagtggcgtggtgctggAAATGCCCCAACTACTGCAAAGGaatacttcaacatgaagcactcttcTGCGAGGAATCTGATTGAGCGCGCGTTTGGTCTTCTAAAGGGTCATTGGGAAATACTTCGTGCGAAGTTGTACTATCCCCTTCAAGTGCAGTGTCGCATCATTCTAGCATGTTGCCTGCTGCACAATTTGATAAACAAGGAAATGCCCAATTGCGATGACATTGAAGACTTTGATGAGGAGGAGTCTGCGTACGCCACGACCAACGCTAGAGAAcacattcagtacattgagaccACAAACGAATGGTCTTAA
- the LOC103484142 gene encoding hevamine-A-like, translated as MGSSFQSCFVPILSLLFLAHVSTSYGGGIAIYWGQSGAEGTLREACSTGRYKYVMLAFLNKFGSGRTPSINLSGHCNPANGGCKIASQNIKFCQSKGIKVLLSIGGGIGSYSLASPADARKFATYLYNNYLGGRSSTRPLGNAVLDGIDFDIELGSTANWQFLARYLKGFDKPNKRVYLSAAPQCPFPDRFLGKALDTGLFDYVWVQFYNNGPCQYEAGNINKIIASWNRWTTLVKGSGKIFLGLPAARGAAGSGYIPPRVLTSQILPKIKRSRRYGGVMLWSRYWDKQTGYSSTIIRSV; from the coding sequence ATGGGTTCAAGTTTCCAAAGCTGCTTTGTTCCAATTCTATCTCTCCTTTTCTTGGCTCATGTTTCAACCTCCTATGGAGGTGGCATTGCCATCTATTGGGGCCAAAGTGGTGCTGAAGGAACTCTAAGAGAAGCATGTTCCACAGGAAGATACAAGTATGTTATGCTTGCTTTTCTCAACAAGTTCGGCAGCGGTCGCACCCCGTCGATCAACCTCTCTGGACATTGCAACCCGGCAAATGGTGGCTGCAAGATAGCCAGCCAAAACATAAAGTTCTGCCAAAGCAAAGGGATCAAAGTTCTTCTCTCCATTGGAGGTGGCATCGGAAGCTACTCCCTGGCTTCCCCTGCTGATGCTAGAAAATTTGCGACCTATCTCTACAACAACTACCTTGGTGGCCGATCATCCACTCGCCCGCTGGGCAATGCGGTGTTGGATGGAATAGACTTTGACATCGAGCTCGGATCCACGGCAAATTGGCAATTTCTTGCAAGGTACCTAAAAGGGTTCGACAAGCCAAACAAACGAGTGTACTTATCAGCTGCTCCTCAATGTCCATTCCCAGACAGGTTTCTTGGCAAAGCCCTTGACACGGGCCTTTTTGACTACGTTTGGGTTCAGTTCTACAACAATGGTCCATGCCAGTATGAAGCTGGCAACATTAATAAGATCATAGCATCGTGGAACCGTTGGACAACATTAGTGAAGGGATCGGGGAAGATCTTCCTTGGCTTGCCAGCAGCTAGAGGAGCTGCAGGAAGTGGATACATTCCACCTCGAGTGTTGACTTCACAAATCCTTCCAAAGATAAAAAGATCACGAAGGTATGGAGGAGTAATGTTGTGGTCACGATATTGGGACAAACAAACAGGATATAGTTCTACAATTATCAGAAGTGTCTAA